In the genome of Nomascus leucogenys isolate Asia chromosome 12, Asia_NLE_v1, whole genome shotgun sequence, the window AAagaatgatttaaatattttctggccaggtgcagtggctcacgcctgtaatcccagcactttgtgaggtcaaggcagcagatcatttgaggtcaggagttcgagaccagcttggccaacattcgagatttgaggtcaggagtttgagatcaccctggtCAACATTAGTagagatgaaaccccatctctactaaaaatacaaaaattagccgggcggggtggtgggcgcctatcatcccagctactcgggaggctgaggtgggaggatcgcttgaacccgggtgggtgggggcggggtggaggaggtggtggtggaggttgcagtgaactcagatagtgctccagcctgggtgacagaggaaactccacctcaaaaaacaaacaaaaaaaccacaagtctattttttctctctagcATTTCTACCTGACCTTAAGGGATACTAAGGAAAGGGTGAGAATGGTGTAGGAAATGTAGAACTCCCAAAGATGGGACGTTgaggaggaagaaacagaagaaacacaAGAGCTTTCAGGTTCATCTGTTATatgggataaaagaaaaaaagaagagctttCAGGAAAGATTTCTAAGGCCGCTGGAGTCATGCCAGCGATTAGTGCCTGACGGCAAAGTTACCCTTTCCCAGCTGTTGCTGAAATCTAAGGGATGATGATGAGGTGGACAAGGGAGAATGGAGAAAAAGTCTGAAGGGATGTTAAGGAAGCAACTGCCTGGACATGCTAAGATGAAGGGAAGAGTAGAGTAGATTTCGGCTTAGGTATCTGTAAGTATGCTGGTGCATTTCAGAAAAAGAGGGCAAAGAGAGGAGGTTGTTTGTATGAGTTCGCGTTCGGATAGGCTGAGGTTGAGTTTGAGTTTGAGGTGCTCGTTGGAACAAGTAGGTTGAAGTATTCAGTAAGCAGTTAGGCATAAGGGTCTGAGCTTCTGAAACAAACTTGGATGTTAGTTGAAAGCATATAAATGGGTAAGACTCTTCGGGATAAGTGAAGAATTGGAGATAGGGAAACAGTCCAGCTGGACTCGCAGATTTAGAGATGGGCAGTGGCATGGGGGAGCAGGATAAGAAAAGTCGGCAAGGTAAGAAAAAGAGGGCGACATTTTGAAAGCCAAGGGAGCAAGTTTGAAGGCCGCCTCCTGGAGGTCAAGAGGAGGATGACAGATCTATTCTAGCCTCTGTCAAACCGGATTCCGAGGAGTGCaggcgggtgggggtggggcggaGACATGCCGCTGCGGGAGGCTTAAGTTTAGGGGCGAGAAAGGAGGCAGCCTTAGtagtacatgtatttttaaaggaaatttggCTGTGACGAGACAGAAAGGGCGGGACTTGGTAGTTTAGAGCTCAAGGGGATCATCGGCTTCAGAATCCCCTACTCTTGCGTGAGAGTAACTCTCCGTCTAAGGATGTCTTCTGCAGTTCCTTAGGGTCCATCTTGGAATTTCTCGGCTGTAAactaaacaaagcaaagcaaaacaaaacaaaaacccaagtgTCCCTCAGTAAGACAAAAACCAGCATTGCTTGAAAGCCTACTCTCTTTAAAGATCCTGGCATGCAAATAAGGGGCTTTAATGTGGCTCTCAGCGATTGGTAGATTTACAAAATCCGTCATTTCCTTTCGGTGCAGGATGCAAACCAAGAGGCGGCTTTCTGCTTTCCTATTGGCTGTTGGATACGGCTCCGCTTTTAGCCAATCAAACGACTTCCCTTCACCCCTCCCGATAGCTCTTATAAATTACATCAAATTGGTTATTCTTTCCACATTCTTGTCCTTGTAAAAGAAGCTGTAACTGCAATTTTAGCCGTAATGTCAGGACGCGGAAAGCAGGGAGGCAAGGCCCGCGCTAAGGCCAAGTCGCGCTCGTCCCGCGCTGGCCTCCAGTTCCCGGTGGGGCGAGTGCACCGCTTGCTGCGCAAAGGCAACTACGCGGAGCGGGTGGGGGCAGGCGCCCCGGTGTACCTGGCGGCGGTCCTCGAGTACCTGACCGCGGAAATTCTGGAGCTAGCGGGCAACGCGGCTCGGGACAACAAGAAGACGCGCATCATCCCTCGCCATCTGCAACTAGCCGTGAGGAATGACGAAGAACTCAACAAGTTACTCGGGGGTGTCACCATTGCCCAGGGCGGCGTCTTGCCCAATATCCAGGCTGTCCTGTTGCCCAAGAAAACGGAGAGTCACAAGCCTGGCAAGAACAAGTAATTAAGAGGCTTGACACCATACTCATTCACCCCAAAGGCTCTTTTAAGAGCCACCAAAGTGCCAAATGAAGGGCTGATCACGAAATAGCGCATTAGCTCTTTTTTTGAAAACTTGGGTGGCTCTAAAAAGAGCCTTGGGTCTTTGGCTTGTTTGTctgcatttatttgcttttggctTTGTGGCTTTCGGTTTTCTTTGGTAACAGAACGGCCTGGATGTTAGGCAAGACGCCGCCCTGGGCGATGGTGACTTTGCCCAGCAGCTTGTTCAGTTCCTCGTCGTTGCGAATGGCCAGCTGGAGGTGACGAGGGATGATGCGCGTCTTCTTGTTGTCCCGAGCCGCGTTACCCGCCAGCTCCAGGATCTCGGCGGTCAGGTACTCGAGGACCGCCGCCATGTAGACGGGCGCGCCGGCCCCCACCCGCTCCGCGTAGTTGCCTTTGCGCAGCAAGCGGTGCACTCGCCCTACCGGGAACTGGAGGCCAGCGCGGGAGGAGCGCGACTTGGCCTTGGCGCGGGCCTTGCCTCCTTGCTTGCCACGACCAGACATGACTGAAGTCAAGGTTAAACACAGAGAACGCTCAGAACCTCGCAACAAAATAAGATTGAAAGAGAACCAAGAGGAAAGCCTTTATAAGCTTTCCTAGGGGTGGGGTCAAGAACGAGTTT includes:
- the LOC115837632 gene encoding histone H2A type 2-B translates to MSGRGKQGGKARAKAKSRSSRAGLQFPVGRVHRLLRKGNYAERVGAGAPVYLAAVLEYLTAEILELAGNAARDNKKTRIIPRHLQLAVRNDEELNKLLGGVTIAQGGVLPNIQAVLLPKKTESHKPGKNK
- the LOC100596044 gene encoding histone H2A type 2-C, producing the protein MSGRGKQGGKARAKAKSRSSRAGLQFPVGRVHRLLRKGNYAERVGAGAPVYMAAVLEYLTAEILELAGNAARDNKKTRIIPRHLQLAIRNDEELNKLLGKVTIAQGGVLPNIQAVLLPKKTESHKAKSK